In Uranotaenia lowii strain MFRU-FL chromosome 2, ASM2978415v1, whole genome shotgun sequence, one genomic interval encodes:
- the LOC129741467 gene encoding uncharacterized protein LOC129741467, producing the protein MENKCEEKFRCPHCPEGENEHSAAGRKCPLYRHEEAVIRCKTDESISWAEARRKVGSLNAKPTYASVTDADSARKDKLIEALTANVQNLTEKIEILLKERENYSKIEEEFLNYKERVKKFLKNNNISPTITPVKDRSQPSTPLNQSGMTTPTSSQKQPEQQQFHTELQKQLQNTQKQQKQEPNKPKLGFQVPKNIPKKSTTPMITRQTSKTQQKTPETTDHSGKRGAQSPLADKKKNKNIKHDNEEDDDEYSSEESMDHSSLEQQEENETTPHQEKSPPHLRLKWREYQSLGNMWKGMVAIQDAILIPVDGEPPFTAQMGATSPQCVRPHNDMQIPRSSQNMLSLTNPFPTSTTPQWDPGEGTSRGPVSRNLTATMRTTPPAKASPQPTRSRGQPFILQWNMRGFWTNEAELTRMIWESYNTLIKRNYNIYKSTFTPNARKGHAVMGILKAVPHEMVEIVSQVPAVVVKLFSPIKITLVCIYNHFKSGYHTSTANALETLFQEITPPFLVGGDFNARHFTWDDATNTMGERVAMWAAQNEMVALNDGSKTRFSPIQNQQDTAIDVTFASSTIINRFKWSTLSEPCNSDHIPIFVELDGPCPTVPAVKTWKLMEANWEKYQTEISDELLIIPRPNVRNITTTIFETAKRSIPRTTGNTAPKYAPWWTEEIGSKIKDRKNKWKILKKTNKTDALWSNRNEEFRKARAETRKFIKEMKIKSWEDFASSFNFNTPVSKMWQNFGQITGRKSIRTRRMTIEGKYTDDPHIIANHIADSFQKTFTTDYPPSIQYSPRPSIPANIRIDRNFSINELNAALQKCSGKSSGPDEIPYCMIKNMPPEAKVVLLEMFNDLWKNGEYPQEWKTSKIIPIPKQGGGPEEVENLRPIALTSCLGKVYERLINRRLQQHLETEKLLHPNQHAFRSGMGTTSYLSNLKDVLTEHRHEKLHSEIVSLDLAKAFDRTWRPGILKALEKAKVGNRIYQVVSNFLKNRSFYVAVAGTHSSIRPQDTGVPQGSVLSPTLFILVMNGIFEYIPRNISVLIYADDILLVVGSKFIAVCRKKLQFGIDCILKWADKNGFTINARKSTLLHMCSGTRGKRHRFYQQKQLTANGTEIKRTRSAKILGVEINQAANANTHIRTLKKECARRTRFLQVLTSLGSRETLLKVGFATIISRLFYGWEIFEPHEIFELETVYNNFLRTVSGAFCTSPVESLYTETGVLPFKSLVTLNWAQKATWIAERKYESENFLLNRANSLFEEITNQRLPHILKLASETTRNWDEKPPKIDWSFKRQFKAGGNCDRAVAIFRSMKSNKYLHMGECYSDGSLANGKIGFGVFNPSAEDVSMQLPETFSIFSAEAIAIYYAMKDATTQTVLYTDSASVLSALESGTKHPIIQKIQKSCNLDKITFVWIPSHMGISGNEKADNLANIGRESVMLSMGTPKDDALKWIKSKISEQHSRIWRRNRTNKLREIKSTTGKWIDVTNKKDQRILTRLRIGHTRMTHDYLLKHEEPPMCGRGC; encoded by the exons ATGGAAAATAAATGCGAGGAGAAATTCCGATGCCCCCATTGTCCAGAAGGGGAGAACGAGCACTCCGCGGCGGGGAGGAAATGCCCTCTGTACCGCCATGAGGAAGCGGTCATTCGTTGTAAAACGGATGAGTCCATTTCCTGGGCGGAAGCCCGGAGAAAGGTTGGCTCGCTCAATGCTAAACCTACTTATGCATCGGTCACCGATGCGGACAGTGCTCGAAAGGATAAATTGATTGAAGCTCTTACGGCAAACGTCCAAAATCTCacggaaaaaatagaaattctcCTGAAAGAAAGGGAAAATTACTCCAAAATCGAGGAAGAATTTCTGAACTACAAAGAACGagtgaaaaaatttttgaaaaacaacaacatctcACCAACAATAACTCCAGTAAAGGACAGAAGCCAGCCCAGCACACCGCTCAACCAATCTGGAATGACAACCCCTACTTCGAGTCAAAAACAACCAGAGCAACAACAATTTCACACAGAATTGCAGAAACAGTTGCAAAACACCCAGAAGCAGCAAAAACAAGAACCAAATAAACCAAAACTAGGCTTTCAAGTACCAAAAAATATCCCGAAAAAATCAACCACACCAATGATAACGAGACAAACAAGTAAAACACAGCAGAAAACTCCTGAAACCACCGATCACAGCGGTAAAAGAGGGGCACAATCACCTTTAgctgataaaaagaagaacaaGAATATTAAGCACGACAACGAAGAAGATGATGATGAATACAGTTCAGAGGAAAGCATGGATCACAGTTCTCTCGAACAGCAAGAAGAAAACGAAACCACCCCCCA CCAGGAAAAATCACCACCCCATCTGAGGCTCAAGTGGCGTGAGTATCAGTCACTGGGTAATATGTGGAAGGGGATGGTAGCCATCCAGGACGCAATCCTCATACCTGTCGATGGTGAACCTCCTTTCACAGCCCAGATGGGTGCAACGTCGCCCCAATGTGTTCGCCCCCACAACGACATGCAGATTCCCAGATCATCCCAAAACATGCTAAGTCTAACGAACCCCTTTCCTACTTCAACTACACCACAATGGGACCCAGGAGAAGGGACTAGCAGAGGGCCCGTATCCAGAAACCTAACAGCTACAATGAGAACAACTCCACCCGCAAAAGCATCACCTCAGCCTACCAGGTCTCGAGGTCAACCATTCATCCTTCAATGGAATATGAGAGGTTTCTGGACGAACGAGGCTGAACTGACACGAATGATCTGGG AATCATATAATACGCTGATAAAAAGAAACTACAACATATACAAATCAACCTTTACCCCAAATGCCAGAAAAGGACACGCTGTAATGGGAATTCTAAAAGCAGTGCCACATGAAATGGTTGAAATAGTTTCTCAGGTCCCCGCAGTTGTGGTCAAACTCTTTTCTCCCATTAAAATCACTCTTGTGTGTATCTATAACCACTTTAAAAGTGGCTACCACACAAGTACAGCGAATGCACTGGAAACGCTGTTTCAAGAAATCACACCTCCTTTTCTCGTGGGTGGCGACTTCAACGCTCGTCATTTTACATGGGACGATGCTACAAACACAATGGGCGAAAGAGTTGCTATGTGGGCCGCACAAAACGAAATGGTGGCATTGAACGACGGATCAAAAACCAGATTTAGTCCTATACAGAACCAACAGGACACAGCTATAGATGTAACTTTTGCGTCATCTACCATCATAAATAGATTCAAATGGTCAACTCTCTCGGAACCATGCAACAGTGACCATATACCAATCTTTGTAGAGCTTGATGGTCCATGTCCCACAGTACCTGCTGTTAAAACATGGAAACTTATGGAAGCCAACTGGGAAAAATACCAAACTGAGATAAGCGACGAACTCCTTATCATCCCTCGTCCTAACGTGAGGAATATAACAACAACCATTTTCGAAACTGCCAAACGTTCGATACCGCGTACCACAGGGAACACAGCACCAAAATATGCTCCTTGGTGGACTGAAGAAATAGGTTCGAAAATAAAAGATCGGAAgaacaaatggaaaattttgaagaagacCAACAAGACTGATGCTCTGTGGTCGAACAGAAACGAGGAATTCCGTAAAGCTAGGGCTGAAACAAGAAAATTCattaaagaaatgaaaataaaatcctgGGAAGACTTTGCCAGTTCGTTCAACTTCAATACTCCGGTTTCGAAAATGTGGCAGAATTTTGGGCAAATCACTGGTCGCAAGTCAATAAGAACAAGAAGAATGACAATTGAGGGAAAATATACAGACGATCCGCACATCATAGCCAACCATATTGCTGacagctttcaaaaaacttttactacaGATTATCCGCCAAGTATTCAGTACTCACCACGTCCCTCCATACCCGCCAACATTCGCATTGATCGGAACTTTTCCATCAATGAATTGAACGCTGCTCTACAAAAGTGCTCTGGGAAATCTTCAGGTCCTGATGAGATCCCTTATtgcatgataaaaaatatgcccCCCGAAGCCAAAGTGGTTCTCCTTGAAATGTTCAACGATTTATGGAAAAATGGAGAATACCCCCAAGAATGGAAAACTAGTAAAATTATTCCTATACCTAAGCAAGGAGGAGGGCCGGAAGAAGTTGAAAATCTTCGGCCGATTGCACTCACCTCATGTTTAGGAAAAGTTTATGAAAGACTGATAAACCGAAGATTGCAACAACACCTGGAAACCGAAAAACTACTCCATCCTAACCAACATGCATTCCGAAGTGGAATGGGAACCACTAGCTACCTGAGTAATCTCAAAGATGTCCTCACTGAACATCGGCATGAAAAACTGCATTCGGAAATAGTATCGCTAGACCTCGCCAAAGCTTTCGACCGCACTTGGCGCCCAGGTATTCTAAAAGCTCTGGAAAAAGCCAAAGTGGGAAACAGAATCTACCAAGTAGTatcaaatttcttgaaaaatcgatCGTTTTATGTTGCTGTAGCAGGAACACATTCATCTATCCGTCCTCAAGATACGGGAGTCCCACAAGGATCAGTGTTATCACCGACCCTATTTATCCTTGTGATGAATGGGATATTTGAATATATCCCCAGAAATATTTCTGTGCTCATCTACGCAGATGACATTCTATTGGTTGTTGGAAGTAAATTCATAGCCGTATGTCGCAAAAAATTGCAGTTTGGAATTGATTGCATCCTGAAATGGGCGGATAAAAACGGTTTCACAATCAACGCACGAAAAAGCACATTACTGCATATGTGTTCAGGAACGAGAGGAAAAAGGCACCGCTTTTACCAACAGAAACAACTGACAGCAAATGGGACTGAAATTAAGCGTACAAGATCTGCAAAAATCCTGGGCGTTGAAATCAATCAAGCAGCAAACGCAAACACCCACATTCGAACCCTGAAAAAAGAATGCGCTCGTAGAACCCGATTCCTGCAAGTTTTAACCAGCTTAGGAAGTCGTGAAACACTTTTAAAAGTTGGTTTTGCCACAATCATTTCGAGACTTTTCTATGGCTGGGAAATATTTGAGCCTCACGAAATATTTGAATTAGAAACGGTTTACAATAACTTCCTCAGAACGGTGTCTGGAGCTTTCTGTACATCCCCTGTAGAATCGCTTTATACAGAAACTGGAGTACTCCCATTCAAATCTCTGGTTACTCTAAACTGGGCACAGAAGGCTACTTGGATAGCCGAAAGGAAATACGAAAGCGAGAACTTCCTTCTGAACAGGGCAAATAgtttatttgaagaaataacTAACCAACGACTACCGCATATACTAAAATTAGCATCAGAAACCACCAGAAATTGGGATGAAAAACCACCCAAAATAGATTGGTCCTTCAAACGCCAATTCAAAGCAGGAGGAAATTGTGATCGAGCAGTTGCTATTTTTCGCTCAATGAAGAGTAATAAATATCTTCACATGGGAGAGTGCTACTCAGATGGATCTTTAGCTAATGGCAAAATAGGTTTCGGAGTTTTCAACCCATCAGCAGAAGATGTCTCTATGCAATTACCAGAAACTTTCTCTATTTTCTCGGCGGAAGCAATAGCGATATACTATGCCATGAAAGATGCCACAACACAAACTGTGCTATACACGGATTCAGCCAGCGTTTTGAGTGCATTAGAATCCGGGACGAAACACCCGATAAtccagaaaatccaaaaaagctGCAATCTGGATAAAATTACCTTCGTGTGGATCCCAAGTCACATGGGTATAAGCGGCAATGAGAAAGCAGATAACCTCGCGAATATAGGCAGAGAAAGTGTCATGCTCTCAATGGGAACACCCAAAGATGATGCATTAAAATggataaaatcgaaaatctcGGAGCAACACAGCCGAATATGGAGGAGAAACAGAACAAACAAACTTAGAGAAATAAAGTCAACAACCGGAAAATGGATAgatgtaacaaacaaaaaagatcAACGCATCCTTACGAGACTACGAATAGGACATACCAGAATGACGCACGATTATCTACTGAAACATGAAGAACCGCCGATGTGTGGCCGTGGTTGTTAA
- the LOC129747093 gene encoding UDP-N-acetylglucosamine--dolichyl-phosphate N-acetylglucosaminephosphotransferase — MSLLNSYELRAFGESFSIPLPLMVNVLIAFGAYHVSYSLIPKMKTMFLAANLAGVDMNKTSKTKIPEAFGVVIGCVFLISLFLFIPVPFMGSFSGEASDKFPHDKFVEFIAAMLSICCMILLGFADDVLNLRWRDKLYLPTVASLPLLMVYYTNFNSTTIILPKIVAKILGFSSLDIGVLYYIYMGMLAVFCTNAINILAGINGLEVCQSLVIAGSIIVFNFVEIFAGHCKEAYEFSLYIMIPYLAVTLALWKYNRYPSQVFVGDTFNYLSGMTFAVVGILGHFSKTVLLFFIPQIVNFIYSVPQLFRLIPCPRHRLPKHDPRTDLLNYSKTQFRVADLNILGKLCYTLFKLLHLIRCEESEDGTVTCNNFTIINFAILLTGPIREDRLNRLLIVFQLACSAFAFAIRYPLAHFFYETRN; from the exons ATGTCGCTGCTCAATTCGTACGAGTTGCGTGCCTTCGGGGAAAGTTTCAGCATTCCGCTTCCGCTAATGGTGAACGTGCTAATCGCGTTCGGGGCATACCATGTGAGCTACAGCTTAATACCGAAGATGAAAACCATGTTCCTGGCTGCCAATCTGGCCGGGGTGGACATGAACAAAACTTCCAAAACGAAAAT ACCGGAAGCATTTGGGGTAGTAATCGGCTGCGTATTTCTGATCTCACTTTTCCTGTTCATCCCGGTTCCGTTTATGGGAAGCTTCTCCGGCGAGGCTTCCGACAAATTTCCTCACGATAAG ttcgtGGAGTTTATCGCGGCCATGCTCTCAATCTGTTGCATGATATTGCTTGGATTCGCCGACGATGTCCTGAACCTCCGATGGCGTGACAAATTGTACCTACCAACGGTAGCTTCCTTACCTCTTCTGATGGTATACTACACCAATTTCAACTCCACAACCATCATATTACCGAAAATAGTGGCCAAAATTCTGGGCTTTTCATCGCTCGATATCGGTGTGCTGTACTACATCTATATGGGCATGTTGGCCGTGTTTTGTACCAACGCGATCAACATACTGGCCGGCATCAACGGGCTGGAGGTGTGCCAATCGCTGGTGATAGCCGGTTCGATTATCGTGTTCAATTTCGTCGAAATCTTTGCCGGACACTGCAAGGAAGCGTACGAATTTTCGCTGTACATTATGATTCCCTATCTGGCCGTTACTCTGGCGCTGTGGAAATACAATCG ATACCCATCACAAGTCTTCGTTGGCGACACTTTCAATTATCTATCCGGCATGACCTTTGCCGTTGTCGGGATCCTTGGGCACTTCAGCAAAACCGTGCTGCTTTTCTTCATCCCTCAGATCGTTAACTTTATCTACTCGGTACCGCAACTGTTTCGACTGATACCCTGTCCCAGACATCGGCTTCCAAAGCACGATCCCCGGACGGATCTGCTGAACTACAGCAAAACTCAGTTCCGGGTTGCGGATCTCAACATTCTGGGAAAGCTGTGCTACACCCTGTTCAAGCTGCTACATCTGATCCGATGCGAGGAATCGGAGGACGGTACGGTGACCTGTAATAATTTCACCATTATCAATTTCGCCATCCTGTTGACTGGGCCGATTCGGGAGGATCGGTTGAACCGATTGCTTATTGTCTTTCAACTGGCATGTTCCGCCTTTGCCTTTGCCATACGCTATCCGTTGGCGCATTTCTTTTATGAAACCAGAAACTGA
- the LOC129747092 gene encoding beta-1,4-mannosyl-glycoprotein 4-beta-N-acetylglucosaminyltransferase, which yields MYLTSKKLDVKLFLWGLFLLQIFLISVFLAFGTLLAGHLQQDDQQRDGTWFNVKFIANRSSSSEAKNQTVSSAAAATGGLTRIRHPRFKPLRVRTLPKPAHQDKYFRSIRYHDGDREQQRLCFIEGTHFPPTQAPRGKPPRKRNSIQAPTKTLALMGWRQQQTTNETESETGELELDVAIGGAESEENEVLPDGRCRCLPEWHGPDCGQPESLWRAFVASRIPPRNQTAAPRKVPKNVFYIIDTNFISVEVLEMQIMELLDIVSLFVLCDRQLPAAGLGALKSDMYSIGEHMERVDFLKQNQNKILLLEDASCSGRNIFRKMKKFIASSDMRAEDILLYSRTDEVLNRRAVNYFRWYDNWPQPVRFRLKYNMFGFFWQHPDHTRLGSAACQLSYVDEAYRSDPEALLRIDKPVMLIGDLNHYGGWFCRLCYQPIDIVKYLEFIALVNTSSSKTNQSSLYLPDPKKGTVLNVEYVQNLIASGKHFHGNTNLVKLQRHLDKYYAPEYVRNNSWKFDNVVINLFARWEDSVVDDEYFS from the exons ATGTATCTGACCAGCAAAAAGCTAGACGTCAAATTGTTCCTATGGGGTCTGTTTCTGCTGCAGATTTTCCTTATATCGGTGTTCCTGGCCTTCGGAACGCTCCTGGCAGGCCACCTGCAGCAGGATGACCAGCAAAGAGACGGAACCTGGTTCAACGTAAAATTCATAGCCAATCGCAGCTCCTCGTCGGAGGCCAAAAACCAGACAGTGTCgtcggcagcagcagcaactggGGGCCTTACCCGGATCCGGCATCCCCGATTCAAACCGCTCCGAGTGCGGACGCTTCCGAAACCGGCCCATCAGGATAAATATTTCAG ATCGATCCGGTACCATGATGGGGACCGGGAGCAGCAACGGTTGTGCTTCATCGAGGGAACGCACTTCCCACCAACGCAGGCTCCCCGCGGGAAGCCACCGCGGAAGCGAAACAGTATACAAGCACCCACCAAGACGTTGGCGTTGATGGGTTGGCGTCAGCAGCAAACTACCAATGAGACTGAATCCGAAACAGGAGAGTTAGAGTTAGACGTAGCTATAGGAGGAGCAGAGTCGGAGGAGAATGAAGTGCTACCGGATGGGCGCTGTCGCTGTTTGCCCGAGTGGCACGGACCGGACTGTGGTCAGCCGGAATCGCTGTGGAGGGCGTTCGTCGCCTCGCGGATACCACCGAGAAATCAGACCGCAGCACCCCGAAAGGTACCGAAGAATGTTTTCTACATCATCGATACCAACTTCATCAGCGTGGAGGTGCTCGAAATGCAGATAATGGAACTGCTAGATATTGTTAGTTTGTTTGTGTTGTGTGATAGGCAACTTCCGGCGGCAGGGCTCGGAGCTTTGAAAAGTGATATGTACTCCATTGGAGAACACATGGAAAGGGTAGACTTTCTGaagcaaaaccaaaataaaattcttttgcTGGAAGATGCTTCGTGCAGCGGGAGGAACATCTTTCGAAAAATGAAGAAGTTCATTGCTAGTAGTGATATGCGGGCAGAAGATATTTTGCTGTACAGTCGGACTGATGAGGTTCTCAACCGAAGGGCAGTGAACTACTTCCGGTGGTACGACAATTGGCCACAGCCAGTTCGGTTCCGGCTCAAGTACAACATGTTTGGATTTTTCTGGCAGCATCCGGACCACACTCGCCTAGGAAGCGCCGCCTGTCAATTAAGCTACGTAGATGAAGCATATCGATCCGATCCGGAAGCTCTGCTCAGGATAGACAAACCGGTGATGCTAATTGGTGATCTGAATCATTACGGTGGCTGGTTTTGTCGACTGTGCTACCAACCGATAGATATAGTCAAATATTTAGAATTCATAGCTTTAGTCAATACTAGCTCTAGTAAAACTAATCAATCATCATTGTATCTTCCCGATCCTAAGAAGGGTACGGTGTTGAACGTCGAGTACGTTCAGAATCTGATTGCCAGTGGGAAACACTTCCACGGCAATACCAACCTCGTGAAACTCCAACGTCATCTTGACAAATACTACGCTCCCGAGTACGTCCGCAACAACAGTTGGAAGTTCGACAATGTCGTCATTAATCTTTTCGCTCGCTGGGAGGACAGTGTCGTTGATGACGAATACTTTAGCTAG